A window from Micromonospora profundi encodes these proteins:
- a CDS encoding ATP-binding protein, with the protein MSEMLRAPAEVTYADELDFLESVDTGPKPFSWRLSPRMVRLFILGSERADGLSREIPQKWFGDRSFVERAIVTLASDRGLLLIGDPGTGKSWLAELLAAAICRNSTLVVQGTAGTTEDHIKYSWNVSMVIAKGQSRDSMIPSPIMTAMEQGVVGRFEELTRSTSDVQDALISILSEKYVAIPELDHDNIVFAQPGFSIIATANSRDRGVNDLSSALKRRFNFVRIPVVTNKRSEAEIVRFRTEELLRRHQIELDVPPTLLDILLQSFADLRAGAAAATSDDEKLESALSTAEQIGVLEDAILHSQFFGDRTLRAATIAGSLVGSLARRSPEDLAILNKYLHGVVEPRARKDADGWAGFLDGGRQAIASLS; encoded by the coding sequence ATGTCCGAGATGCTGCGCGCCCCCGCCGAGGTCACGTACGCCGACGAGCTGGATTTCCTCGAGTCGGTCGACACCGGCCCGAAGCCGTTCTCCTGGCGGCTGAGCCCACGCATGGTCCGTCTGTTCATCCTTGGCTCAGAGCGGGCCGACGGCCTGTCCAGGGAGATCCCGCAGAAGTGGTTCGGCGACCGCAGTTTCGTCGAGCGGGCCATCGTCACACTGGCCTCGGATCGCGGCCTGCTGCTGATCGGTGACCCCGGCACCGGCAAGAGCTGGTTGGCCGAGTTGCTGGCCGCCGCGATCTGCCGCAACTCGACACTTGTCGTGCAGGGCACCGCCGGCACCACGGAGGACCACATCAAGTACTCGTGGAACGTCTCCATGGTGATCGCCAAGGGACAGTCCCGGGACTCGATGATCCCGTCGCCGATCATGACGGCGATGGAGCAGGGCGTGGTCGGCCGCTTCGAGGAGCTGACCCGTTCCACAAGCGACGTGCAGGACGCGTTGATCTCGATCCTGTCCGAGAAGTACGTGGCCATCCCCGAACTGGACCACGACAACATCGTCTTCGCCCAGCCCGGCTTCTCGATCATCGCGACCGCGAACAGCCGCGACAGAGGTGTCAACGACCTCTCCTCGGCGCTCAAGCGGCGGTTCAACTTCGTCCGGATCCCGGTGGTGACAAACAAGCGCAGCGAGGCCGAGATCGTCCGCTTCCGTACCGAGGAGCTGCTGCGCCGGCACCAGATCGAGCTGGACGTGCCGCCCACGCTGCTCGACATCCTGCTGCAGAGCTTCGCCGACCTGCGGGCCGGTGCCGCCGCCGCGACAAGCGACGACGAGAAGTTGGAGTCGGCGCTGTCCACCGCCGAGCAGATCGGCGTACTGGAGGACGCCATCCTGCACAGCCAGTTCTTCGGCGACCGTACGCTGCGGGCTGCCACGATCGCCGGATCCCTGGTCGGCTCGCTGGCCCGGCGCAGCCCGGAGGACCTGGCGATCCTCAACAAGTACCTGCACGGCGTGGTGGAGCCCCGCGCGCGTAAGGACGCCGACGGGTGGGCGGGCTTCCTCGACGGCGGTCGCCAGGCGATCGCGTCCCTGTCGTGA